A genome region from Nymphalis io chromosome Z, ilAglIoxx1.1, whole genome shotgun sequence includes the following:
- the LOC126780414 gene encoding uncharacterized protein LOC126780414 translates to MLKYCEVDSDAETYRRTMSGESELEISVYPEPHGESPPEEGSAQPTDDMSKYAYDQVIADSLAENMYNLSVESDLDDDDGDFSPYASSRGPPLPFVLSDYLGIDAEESDIDYKISKIEGLEHMVVNSPLWYIHVRPHLTFLERQELWDRTPWAVKFYWDDSDNAGADDDDPAAPPLYTDQYYNDII, encoded by the exons atgttaaaatattgtgaGGTGGACTCCGACGCGGAAAcc TATCGCAGAACAATGAGTGGCGAAAGTGAACTGGAAATCAGCGTATATCCAGAGCCCCACGGCGAGTCGCCGCCTGAAGAGGGATCGGCTCAACCGACTGACGATATGAGCAAATATGCTTACG ATCAAGTCATAGCGGATTCACTTGCGGAAAATATGTACAATCTATCAGTGGAGTCAGATTTAGACGATGACGACGGTGATT TCAGCCCATACGCCTCTTCTCGCGGACCACCACTTCCATTTGTTTTGAGCGACTATCTAGGAATCGATGCCGAAGAATCTGATATCGATTATAAGATAAGCAAAATTGAAGGCTTGGAACACATG GTTGTAAATAGTCCTCTCTGGTATATTCATGTCAGGCCACACTTGACTTTTCTAGAACGACAAGAATTGTGGGACAGGACTCCTTGG gcagtaaaattttattgggaTGACTCCGACAATGCTGGTGCTGATGACGATGATCCTGCCGCTCCTCCGTTATATACGGATCAGTACtataacgatattatttaa